The following are encoded in a window of Peromyscus leucopus breed LL Stock chromosome X, UCI_PerLeu_2.1, whole genome shotgun sequence genomic DNA:
- the Glod5 gene encoding LOW QUALITY PROTEIN: glyoxalase domain-containing protein 5 (The sequence of the model RefSeq protein was modified relative to this genomic sequence to represent the inferred CDS: inserted 1 base in 1 codon): MWGPTSENQLWRNSSQIPSQCLIQRLDHIVMTVKNIEDTTMFYSKILGLEVTTFKGDRKALCFGDQKFNLHEXGKEFDPKAAHPIPGSLDVCLITEAPLEEVMNRLKAFDVPIEEGPVSRTGAKGPIMSIYFRDPDRNLIEVSNYVTS; encoded by the exons ATGTGGGGTCCAACGTCTGAGAATCAG cTATGGAGGAACAGCAGTCAGATCCCTTCCCAGTGTCTTATCCAAAGACTTGACCACATTGTGATGACGGTAAAGAACATCGAAGACACCACCATGTTCTATTCTAAGATCCTGGGATTGGAAGTCACTACTTTCAAG GGGGATCGGAAGGCATTGTGTTTTGGAGACCAAAAATTTAACTTACACG GTGGGAAGGAATTTGATCCCAAAGCCGCTCACCCCATTCCGGGCTCTCTGGATGTCTGTCTGATCACAGAAGCGCCTTTGGAGGAGGTGATGAACCGTCTCAAG GCTTTTGATGTCCCCATTGAAGAGGGCCCAGTCTCCAGAACAGGAGCAAAGGGGCCTATTATGTCCATCTACTTCCGAGATCCTGACAGAAATCTCATTGAAGTGTCCAACTATGTCACCTCATGA